The DNA window TCCGCCATCCTGCACCAGGGACAAGTCCGGCCAATCGAATACCCACTCAGGCTTAGAAGAGCGAAAGTCCAAGAGTGCTACGAAACATTATTGCCCTCCGGCCGGCTGGCCTCCTCCGCCTGAGCCTTATCGTCGATATCGCCAGGCCCCTTTGCATAGATCACCGCGGCCCATGCGATGACATTCAGCTGACCAGCCGCTTTCGGCCTTCCCAGAACGGTGCACGCAGTTCACGCTTAAGAATCTTGCCAGGGCCAGACATCGGTAGTTCATCGCGAATTTCGACGCTGCGCGGGCATTTGCAGTGGGCGATGCGCTCCTTGCAGAACGCGATTATGTCGACTGGGTCAACCTTGGCGCCCGGCCTGCGCATCACGATGGCGTGCACCTGTTCGCCCCAGGTCTCGTTCGGGATGCCGATGACCGCGCACTGCGCCACGGCAGGATGCTGCGCCACAATGTTCTCGACCTCGGCAGAGTAGACATTCTCCCCCCAGAAATGATCATGTCTTTGAACCTGTCCACTATGTAGACGAATCCATCCTCGTCCATGTGGCCGGCATCCCCGGTGTGCATCCAGCCGTCGACGATTGCCTTGGCGGTCTCCTCGGGACGGTTCCAATAACCCATCATGACCACATCGCCACGGGCGCAGATTTGACCGACTGTGCCGCGCGGCACCTCTCGATCGTTCTCATCGACGATCCGGACTTCGACGCCAAGCGTCGCCCGGCCGCCCGACCGGTGGCGTCCCCGAGAGCGCCCTTCGCCGAGACGCTCGCGCGCGTGCAGAATGGTGGCGATCGGAGACAGCTCCGACTGGGCGTAGGCTTGTATGAACGCGACCCGCGGCAGGGCTGCACTCGCTCGGTCGACCACGGCCTCGCTGATCGGTGAGCCGCCATATAGGATCTGCTTGAGCGAACCGAGATCACGCAAACGCACCGCCGGGTGGTCCGCCATCATCCGGATCATGGTGGGTACCAAGATGGTCTCGGTCACCTTTTGTTGCTCGATCGCGTCAAATACGGTTTCCGGCGTGAATGCCTTGATGACTACGCTGGTCGCGCCACTCAGAAACAGGGAATACATTCCGGCGCCGTTCGCCATGTGGAACATGGGTGCTGCATGCAGATAAACCGCGGTTTCGCCGCATAGCCCTCCGCCAGGCAGTTGAACGCGTTCGCCGCAATATTGCGGTGACTGAGCATCACACCTTTCGAGCGGCCGGTGGTGCCGCCGGTATAGAAGATGGCCGCGAGATCGTCGGGCGCCGCCATAGCATCCGGCATCGGCCCGCTCGCAGCTATCAGCGCTTCGTACCCGAACATTCCATCCGGTACGGGATCATCGTCCGCGTAAATCAGCATCAGGCTACCCGACGCATTTGCTGCAAGCGTCATTCCGGCTTTCGCGAAAGCATTATCGACGACGAGCAGCTTGGCGCCGCAATCGCTCAGGGCATCCGCTTTTTCCTGGATATTCCAGCGGATGTTGAGCGGAACGATCACGGCTCCCGCCCAACTGGCGGCCAGGTAGCACTCGATGTAACGATCCTGGTTGAGCATGAGGACCGCAATGCGATCGCCGCGGCCGAGGGAATGGGCGCGCAACGCTCGCGCAAAGCGTGACACGCGGTCCCCGATCTCTTGCCACGTGCGGCGGCGGCCCTCGAAGATCGTGGCAGTGCCGCGCGAATTGACCTGCAAGGAACGCCGTAGTCCATGGGTGATATTCATTGCGTTGACCTCTCGTCTATGAAGCTCATAGGTGCGTTCCTCATTGACTATCGCTAATCCGGTCGCCGCCGGGTTCACTTGCCGGCAAAAGTCGCCCTGGGAAACGGCTTGCCCGCATTGATCGCCTCGGCGGCATTGCGCAGGGCTGTCCGCGCATCCTCGGTCTCGAAAAGCGGCATCGAAAGGTCGTAGAGCTTCGCCTTGGCGGCCTTCACGCCCTGCTCGGCTTGCATGCGCCAGAGCGCCTTGGTCGCAGCGAACGCTTTTGTCGGTCCCTCGGCGAGGCGGGTGGCCAGCGCGGCGGCTTGCGACTCTAACTCGGCGTCGTCTACGACCCAGTTGACCACGTTCCACTGCCGCATCTGTTCGGCAGTCGCCGGCTCGGAAAGGAACACCATCTCGGCGGCTTTCGCGCTGCCGACGCGCTCGGCGATTTGCATCATGCCGCCCTGCAAAGTCACGATGCCGACACGCGCTTCCGGAAATGCGAAACGGGCGGACCTGGCGGCGAGGATCAGATCGCAGCTCAACGCGAGTTCGAACCCGCCGCCCATGCATCCGCCCTGCACAGCAGCGATGGCTGGAATCGGCAGGCGTTCTAGATGGTCCAGCGCTTCGGCGAACACCTGTATCTTTGGCTGCAGGATCTCCGTGGGAGTGCCTGGCCAGTCCCGTACATCCCCGCCAAGACAGAAGTCGCCGCCTTCGCCCCGGATGAGGAGAGCCCGTGCCGGGCTCTTTTCTATTCGTTGAATAGCCTCCCTAAGCTCAACACGCATATCGAAGTTGATCCGGTTGCCGTCGGCATGATTGAGGCTGAGCGTGGCGACGGGACCGCCGATGTCCAGGTGAGTGAACGGCATGATGTTATCCTGATGTTGAATGAAAGTGACGGCGCGGGTCGTCGGCGTCGGCCTCATCTTCCTTAAGCAGCGGATCGCCAGAACCTGTGTCCCTGTCTGGCGCCGACGGCGTCCCTCGATAGACCGTAGTGATTCCTGACCACTCGACCCGCTTCTTGCGATCGAGGGGCTCGTAGAAGATTCGTCGATCATCGCAACTCTAGCTTTTTGCGCGAGCGTGCGACGGAGCTTGCCGTCGTTCATGCAGAAGAGACCGCCACGTCTAGGGAGTCGGGAGTTTGACCAAAGCCGAAGCGACTTGCGCTCCGTGAGCGATGTCATATGGCGTTGTAGCGCGCGGCCGGCTTGTTGGTCTGGGTGGCGGCGAACAGCGTCGAACGGGCGGCGTCGTACTTGTCCCAAAGGCTCGCGTCCGCCACCGTGGGCCACGTGATGGCTTCACCCTTGTCGAGGCCGGCGAGGGCGGCATCCACCAGATTCTCCGCCGACATCACGGTGTCCTGGTCCAAGGCTGATAGCGGAAGGCCTGATGCATCCCAAATTTCGGTTGCCGTCGAGGCGGGAAGGACCACCTGGACCTTTACGCCAGTCCCGACCAGTTCGTCCTGAAGGCCTCGGCTGAAGTTCATCACAAAGGCCTTGGTGCCGCTGTACACGGAGCTGACCGGGAGCGAATGGATGGCTAACACGGAGGCAATGTTGATGATCACTCCGTCATTTCTCGACAGCAGTGCGGGAAGAACAGCATGAGTGAGGCGCGTCACCGAAGTGATATTCAGCGCTATCTGGGCCAGGGATTGTTGCACGGGCGCCTGCGCAATCGCCGCAAGCCTAGCAAGTCCGGCATTGTTTACGAGGATGTGCACCGCCGGATTCGTTGCGAGGACCTTTTCGACACGCACAAGGTCAGATTCCTTCGCGAGGTCAGCGGCGATCACCTCAACTTTGGCGCCAGCATAGGTCTTCAAAATCTTTTCCGAGAGGGCCTCTAAGCGGTCGGCGCGTCGCGCCACGAGGATGAGATCGTAGCCCCGAGCGGCAAGGCGGTCGGCATAAACAGCGCCGATGCCTGAGGATGCTCCGGTAACGACTGCGATTTTCTTGAAAGTGGCCACAGACATGGGGGTTCTCCATTGGTTGAGCCCTAAACCATTTGGGCGGGCTTAGCCCCTTTTCAATGGTACAGTGCTCAACTATATTTTACGCAGATGGGAAAGATGCGTGGTTCTCCGGCAGTTGATCTGGATGACAGGGGCATGGAGGCGGTCGCTGTGCCAGCCAAATTTGCTTGCACGAACAACGCGTTGCGCCGTGCGGCGCGTCGCCTCGGCCAATTGTATGATGAGGCGCTTGCCCCGATTGGACTAAAGGCCACCCAGGCCGGTCTGCTCGCCCAGATCGGCGAACTAGCCCGCGGTCAAGAAGGGCCGACGCTGCAGGATTTGGCGGAGCGGTTAGCAATTGGAATCTCGGCGCTAACGCACGCCGTGCGGCCGCTCGTTAGGGACGGACTGGTTGAACTGCGACAAGACCCCCAGGACGGGCGCACGAAGCGCGGTATTCTGACCCGCTTAGGAAAGGCCCGGCTCCGGCAGGCGTACCTGCTGTGGGCAGCGGCGAACCGCCGCGTGGAAACTGTCTTAGGGCCAGTCTCGGCCGAGAAGCTGCGAAGCTTGGCGGATCAAGTCGCCTCTCAGGAATTTCTCGCCGCTTATACCGCCCGCAAGAAGCTTGGAACCAATCCCGAGGTGACGTCCGAGTGATCTTTTGTGTCGGTATCATGTCGAGTTGGACAATCTCGTCAGGACCAAAATTTGTCCCAAAGGACAAATCGACGACCTGCCCCCTAGCGGGGCTCGTCCCGCAGTCTCGCGCCACACGCGATCGATGCCGGCCTATCAGCAGACCGCGCACGCGGTATCCTAAACATCTATCTGATGCCTATCTCCGAGGAGCCTTTCTCAATGTCAGCACTTACCTCCATGTCCGGCCTTTCGTCGCGCACGACAGCTATGCGTGTGGCTTCGCTGATTACGGCGATCAACGTTCTGGTTGCGGTCGGGTTTGCTGTCGCAGGACTCGTCAATCCGAAGTGGATACTGCCGGCGAGCTATGTTCCAACGGAAGCCTCGTTCATATTCGCCCTATACGCTGCAGCTCGCACCATACCACTCGCCGTGATTGCTTTGGTTGCGATCTACCAACG is part of the Bradyrhizobium erythrophlei genome and encodes:
- a CDS encoding AMP-binding enzyme; amino-acid sequence: MAQHPAVAQCAVIGIPNETWGEQVHAIVMRRPGAKVDPVDIIAFCKERIAHCKCPRSVEIRDELPMSGPGKILKRELRAPFWEGRKRLVS
- a CDS encoding MarR family winged helix-turn-helix transcriptional regulator; the encoded protein is MEAVAVPAKFACTNNALRRAARRLGQLYDEALAPIGLKATQAGLLAQIGELARGQEGPTLQDLAERLAIGISALTHAVRPLVRDGLVELRQDPQDGRTKRGILTRLGKARLRQAYLLWAAANRRVETVLGPVSAEKLRSLADQVASQEFLAAYTARKKLGTNPEVTSE
- a CDS encoding AMP-binding protein — translated: MNPAATGLAIVNEERTYELHRREVNAMNITHGLRRSLQVNSRGTATIFEGRRRTWQEIGDRVSRFARALRAHSLGRGDRIAVLMLNQDRYIECYLAASWAGAVIVPLNIRWNIQEKADALSDCGAKLLVVDNAFAKAGMTLAANASGSLMLIYADDDPVPDGMFGYEALIAASGPMPDAMAAPDDLAAIFYTGGTTGRSKGVMLSHRNIAANAFNCLAEGYAAKPRFICMQHPCSTWRTAPECIPCF
- a CDS encoding SDR family NAD(P)-dependent oxidoreductase; protein product: MSVATFKKIAVVTGASSGIGAVYADRLAARGYDLILVARRADRLEALSEKILKTYAGAKVEVIAADLAKESDLVRVEKVLATNPAVHILVNNAGLARLAAIAQAPVQQSLAQIALNITSVTRLTHAVLPALLSRNDGVIINIASVLAIHSLPVSSVYSGTKAFVMNFSRGLQDELVGTGVKVQVVLPASTATEIWDASGLPLSALDQDTVMSAENLVDAALAGLDKGEAITWPTVADASLWDKYDAARSTLFAATQTNKPAARYNAI
- a CDS encoding AMP-binding protein; amino-acid sequence: MYSLFLSGATSVVIKAFTPETVFDAIEQQKVTETILVPTMIRMMADHPAVRLRDLGSLKQILYGGSPISEAVVDRASAALPRVAFIQAYAQSELSPIATILHARERLGEGRSRGRHRSGGRATLGVEVRIVDENDREVPRGTVGQICARGDVVMMGYWNRPEETAKAIVDGWMHTGDAGHMDEDGFVYIVDRFKDMIISGGRMSTLPRSRTLWRSILPWRSARSSASRTRPGANRCTPS
- a CDS encoding enoyl-CoA hydratase/isomerase family protein, which translates into the protein MNDGKLRRTLAQKARVAMIDESSTSPSIARSGSSGQESLRSIEGRRRRQTGTQVLAIRCLRKMRPTPTTRAVTFIQHQDNIMPFTHLDIGGPVATLSLNHADGNRINFDMRVELREAIQRIEKSPARALLIRGEGGDFCLGGDVRDWPGTPTEILQPKIQVFAEALDHLERLPIPAIAAVQGGCMGGGFELALSCDLILAARSARFAFPEARVGIVTLQGGMMQIAERVGSAKAAEMVFLSEPATAEQMRQWNVVNWVVDDAELESQAAALATRLAEGPTKAFAATKALWRMQAEQGVKAAKAKLYDLSMPLFETEDARTALRNAAEAINAGKPFPRATFAGK